In Gemmatimonas aurantiaca, the genomic stretch ATGCGAGAAGCGCCGGACAATTGCCCGGCGCTTCCCTGTGTCGTCCGTGGAGGTTCGTAGCGACATGGTCGCGAGAGCACAATGCGGCCCTCTGAGTCCACGTCGACACCCGATCGTCAGGGACTGCAGACCCTGACGACGGCGCGTTCCACACTGTGGTGGAATGTTGCAGCGGGTCGATGCACACAACGTCGTTGCACTACGCCTCCGGATAGACCGCGAGGAACCGGGATCGATCCCCGGTCTGCCGCAGCGCTGTGGAGGCATCGCCCTCACTCTGCATCGCCAACATGCGATGATCCGGGGAGGCACGCCATCGGACAATCCCTTACACGGACTGCACCGTTTCGACCAGGCGGTTTCGACCGCGGCGCCCGTCAGCTCGCCTGACGCAACGGACGAAGTTCCGTCATCCGCCGCGCACTGCTTCCGCGCACCGTCTGTCCACCCGACGACAGCTGGAAGCTGCCCACCAGATCATTCAAAGTCAGCGCCTGACCGGCCAGCTCTTCGGACGCACTGGCCGACTCCTCGGCGCTCGCGGCGACCTGCTGCGTGACGGCATTGAGCTGATCGACGGCACGATTGATCTGGTGCACCGCGTCGGCCTGCTGCTCGCTCGTCGTGCTCAGACTGCCCACCAGATCGTTGACCCGATCGACATCCTGATTGATCTCCGCGAGACGCTCGACCACTTCCGCGTTGTAGGCGACGCCCTGGCTGGCAGTCATCACCGACTCTTCGATGAGCGCCGCCGTGGTGCGCGCCGCTTCCGCGCTGCGGATGGCGAGACTGCGCACCTCTTCGGCCACCACCGCAAACCCCCGACCCGCATCCCCCGCCCGTGCCGCTTCGACGGCGGCGTTGAGCGCCAGCAGGTTGGTCTGGAACGCGATCTCGTCGATCGTTTTCACGATTCTGGCGGTCTGATCGCTGGAATGTTTGATCTGCTCGATGGCCTGGGAGAGACGCTCCATGCTGGCCTGGCCCTGCGTGACACGATTGCGGGTCGTTTCCGCCGTGCCACGTGCGGCCCGCGCGGCCGCGGCGGCCTGTGTGGCACCGGCCGCCATCTCCTGCAGACTGCTCGCCACTTCTTCCAGCGAGGCCGCCTGCTCGGATGATCCCTGCGCCAATCCCTGGCTGCCGGTGGCGATCTGTTCGCCGGCCGACGAGACCTGATGCGCCGCGGCCTGCACCTGCACCATGGCGTCATCGAGTGTGGACGCCGCCACGTTGATCGAGGTCTTGATCTGCTCGAAATCGCCGGCGTACGTGCCGGTCACACGCGCGCGGAGATCCCGGTCGGCGACCCGCGACAACACCTGCGAGGCTTCGTTGATGGGCGACACGACCGCGTCGAGCAGTTCGTTGATGCCGTGCACCAGATCCCGGTACGCCCCCTGGAACCTGGTCGGTTCCCCACGCTGCGACAGCGTGCCATTGCGCGCGGCGCCGACGAGAGTATCCGTCTCACCGACGATGCGCTGAATCGTGCTCCGCAGGGCGACGAACGCCAGCCCCAGCGTGTCCTTGTCGCTGCGCGCCCTCACCTCCGCCGACATGTCGCCACTGCTGATCGCCGCGGCGGCTCCGGCCAGCGCCTGCTGCGCTTCCACCATGCGTTGCATGGACGCGGCGAGTTGCCCGGTCTCGTCCCGGCTCTCGACATGGATCTGCTGCTCTGTATCTCCGACAGCCAGGTGTTCGGCCACCACACGCAGCCGCGTGAGCGCCCCCACGATCGGTCGCGTGATGCCCGCCGCGGCAATGCCGGCGACCACCAGCGCCAGACCGGCCAGGATCAGCAGGTTCCGGATCGAGCGGGTAGCCGTGACGGCGCTGGAATCGACCGTGGCCCGCATCAGTTCCAGCTTCGACTTCTGCAGGGAATCGAGTCCGATCTCGATCGAATCGGCCTGCGCCCGGATGCCACCCAGTCGGGCCCGTCCTTCGTCGATCCTGCCTTCCAGCGCCAGCGCCACGATCGCGTCCTGCTGCGGACGCAATGTCCGGTATCGCTCCAGCAATCGGGCCGCCTGCGCCTTCTGTTCGTCGCGCACGATCTGCGCCCGATAGGTCTCGAACTCCGCCAGGAACGTCGAATCGTAGACACGGATTTCGGCGGCCCGCCGCGCAATCGCCACCGCATCCCCGTCGAGCAGCGCATTCCGGACCGCCCGGGAAATCTGGACCACCTGCACATTCGCTTCCTTCAGACTCAACACCGGCAACGCATGCCGGCTCTGCATCTCTCCCATCAACCCGTTGATGGACCGTGCCGCATGGACCCCTTCATACCCCACCACCGCCAACAGCATCGCAAGAACACCAAAACCGATGGTCAGCTTGCGGCCGATCGGCAGGTTGGAAAACCAGCGCATCAAAACACTCCCACGGATGTCATACCAGGGCCGCCGGGAGGAAGGACCAGCATCGATCGAACCGGGATCCCGCGACCCCCTGCAGGCATCTCTTCGTCGGAGATGCCTGCATTGCCTGACGAGTATCGGTCAGGAACGCGGGGACTGCACCGCGAATCCCTTACATTTTGTCACGGAACGGTTGATGGCGGTTGATGGCTGCGGACCTTGATGGCTGCGAGTGATCACATTCGATCACATTCGATCACATTCGATCACATCCGACTCACATCTCACGATCGATTCCGCGCGACTACGGTGTGGTTGCGCCGGTCGCGGAGCTTTCGGAAACGGCCTTGAGCTGCTGCAACCCACGCTCGAAATCCGGACCGATCATCCGGTCCATGCTCGTGAACACCAACATCAGTTTGGTCAGCAGCGTGGCCTCGCCTTCCATGAGCCAGCGCACACGTGTGCCGCCGTTCGCCGGCGTCAAGGTGAAGGTCGTGATATTGTGTCCTTCGATGGGCTCGAGGAAGTCGAGTTTGATGTCCACCGACGTGCCCGGTGTGGAAGAGATGATCTCCATGCGCCCCGCCCCCACCGTCGAATTGCCCTTCCACTCGTAGACCGCGCCGGGCCCCGAGGCCGCTCCCGAGTAGGTCACCGTCATCGTCGTGTCCAGACGTGCCCAGGGTGACCAGGCCTCCCATGCGTGGAAGTCGTTGATCTGCGCGTGCACACGTTCGGGTGCGGCTGCAATATCGATGCTGCGTTCCACGGCGAAGGTGTCGGGCTTCGTGCTGGCGTAACCGACGAGAATCACCACCAACAACAGGACCACGAGCAGCAGTTTGCGAAGCATGCCTACTCCGGAAGGGGATCGTGGTGGACGCTCGCGCTCTCGAACTGAGAACACGGAATCACTTCGAGGTCCCAAACTTAGCACTCAACCTTTCTTCGCGGATCCCGATACTGAACCATGAGGACACCACACCCAGTGTCCGATCCAAGCACTCTGCCCTGAACCATGTCGACTCGTTTCGCCCTGGTCCGGTGGTCGTGCGCTCTGTTGTTCGTCGTGGCAGTGCCGGCGCTGGCACAGTCTTCCCAAGCGCCGGCAGCAGTGTCCGCCCGATCGATCGAGACCCCCGTCCCACCCGTGCAAGCGCCGGCGGTACCCCCGCATGCCGCCCGTTGGGACGAACGCCTCAAGAATATTCCGGTGGCCGGACGGCTTCCGGTTCGCCTCTCCGTTGCCGGACAGGCACGCTGGCGTGAGGAGTTCTTCCGCGCCTTCAACGTCGGTCCGCTCGACGACGACAACGGACAGTCTCGCCTGATGCTCAGCGCCGATCTCGTGGCCGGCAACGTCAGGCGCTGGTATGGCCGCGTCTTTGCCGAAGGACGTGATGCGCAGAGCTACGGCCGCTCCCTGCCAGGTGGCGCGCGTCCTTCCGATGCCGATCGGCACGACATCCAGAACCTCTACGTCGACGCCGGATTCGGAAAGTCCTTCGTGCGGGTCGGTCGTCAGGAGATCGCACTCAACCGCGAACGTCTGATCGGCGTGCCCGACTGGTCGAACACACGCCGCGGTTCGCAGGGCGCGCGCCTGCAACTCGTCCATGGCGCACTCGCATTCGAAGCCGTCGACGTGCGTCCCGTGATCGTGCGGCAGACCGACGCGAACCGTCCGGATCGCACCGCGCGGCTGCAGACCCTGTCGATCGGCAGTGCCTCCGGTGCACGCCCGGCCGCGCGTGGTCTTCCCGCGGTCTGGCAGGCCTACCGGTATGAACAGCGCATCCGCACTGCCCCGTCGGCGCCGCTCACGCGCCGTATCACGAGTGGCGGCCGCCTGCAGTGGCAGTGGGGAGCCGGCGCCGATGCTGCCCATGGACGCACCGTCGAATTCGAAGGCGCGCGGCAGAGTGGACGTGTCGGCACCGATGTCGTCGATGGTTGGTTCTGGATCACGGAGGGACAATGGCAATGGAAACGTTTCCGGGGCAAGCCGGCCCTGGCGCTCGGCGTCGAAGAAGCCAGTGGAGAACGCCCCGGCACACCGGATCGGATCGAAGCGTTTTCCGTGCTGTACCCGGCCGCGCATGCACATGGCGGCTACGCCGATGTCATCGGTCGTCCCAATGTCCGGGAGCTGCATGCAATCATCACCTGGGATCCGGTCGCTCCGGTGAACCTCCGCGGGGCCGCCTACCGGTTCGACCGGCTGCGCCTCGACGACGGAGTCTACACCAAGCAGAACACGGTCTTCCGTGCGGCGGGAGGTTCACGGACCCGCCATGCGGCCGATGAGGTCGATCTCACCGGCACGTGGAAGGCCACCAATCACTGGCGCCTCATTTTTGGGGGCGCCCTCGTGATGCCGGGCGGATTCCTGCGGGAAACGTCCGGTGGTGCACGCACGGAGCGGTGGGGCTTCGTGGGCACGACGTTTTCATTCTGAGTGCATTCCGCTCGTCTTCACATAGAGATCCTCATGCGTCGCTGGACCGTTCGTACCCGATTGATCGTCGGCTTCGGATTGTTGTTGATGTTGCTGGGCGTGGTGGGCACGATCGCCACGATACGGGTGCAGGCGCTTCGCCGCACCGTCGATATCGCCACCCGGGAAGTGGCCATCAAGGGGCTCGCCGCCAATGCCCTCATCGATGCCGTGAATGAAGCGGCGCGCTTCAAGCTGGCCCTGTTCGCGGCCACGTCGCCGGCGCTCGTGGAGCAATCCAGCGCCGGCGTCGCGAGTTCGCGGGAGCGCATCAACCGTGCCTATGTGGTGCTGGATTCGATCGCCACCGATTCACTGCGCGGCGACACCACCATGGTGCGCCAGCTCGTACGGATCAAGACGCTGCGCGCCGTTCACGCCGCGGCGTTCGATTCCGCCGCGGCGATTCGCAAGGCGGGCAACACCGAACACGCCGAGCAGTTGCTGACATCGTCCGTGCTCCCGTCGCTGCGATCGTACATCGAAGGGATCGATTCGCTGATCGCCACGCAGAACCAGGCGCTCGCCATCGAAGGTCGGACCGCGGAAACGCAGGCCGTGCGTGGCATCTGGCTCATCCTCGGACTCTGTCTCACGGCACTCGTCCTGGGTCTGGTGGTCGCACGTCGGATCTATCTCAGCATCACCCATCCTCTCGCACAGCTCACCGGCGTGGCCAATCAGCTCGCCGAGGGCGACTGCGCCGTGACGTTCGACGATCAGACGTCGCGGGACGAGGTGGCCGATCTCGCACGCGCCATGCAGCGCATGGCCCTGGCCGACGCGGATCTCGCGGAGGTGGCGCATCGTCTGGCGGCGGGTGATGTCTCGGTCACCGTCACGGTGCGGGGTGAGCGCGATGTGCTCGGCACGGCGATGTCCCGTCTCAAGGAGACGCTGGTGGCGCTCGAGGTCGAGACCCGCGGTCTGACGACGGCCGCCATCGAGGGCCGGCTGGGTGACCGTGCCCGCATCGCGTCGTTCCACGGCGCGTTCCGGGATCTGATCGGAGGACTCAATGCCATCCTCGACAACCTGCTGGCACCGGTGAACGAGGCACGTGCCATCCTCGAACGCCTCGCGGCGCGTGATCTGTCGGCGCGCATGAGCACCGACTGGCATGGCGATCACGCCGTCCTCGCCCGTGCGCTCAACACGGCCGCCGAAGCCCTCGACCGCACCCTCTCCGAAGTCGCGGCGTCTGCCGACCAGGTGCATGGCGCGGCCCAGCAGATCGCCGATGGCAGCCAGGGACTGGCACGCGGTGCCTCGGAACAGGCGGCCTCGCTCGAAGAAGTGGCGTCCGGACTGCAGGAAGTGGGTTCGATGACGCACCGCAATGCGGAACATGCCGCCGAGGCGCGCGAACTGAGCACGCAGGCGCAGCAGAGTTCCGGACGGGGCGTCGCGGAGATGCGGCGTCTCTCCGATGCGATCCTGCGCATCAAGCAGTCGAGCGACAGCACGGCGCGTATCGTGCGGACGATCGACGAGATCGCGTTCCAGACCAACCTGCTGGCACTCAACGCCGCCGTGGAAGCGGCGCGTGCCGGGGACGCCGGCCGGGGCTTCGCCGTGGTGGCCGAGGAAGTGCGCAGTCTCGCCCTTCGCAGTGCCGAAGCGGCGCGGCAGACGGCCACCCTCATCGAACAGGCCGTGATCACCGCCAACGAAGGGGTCGATCTCAACGCCGCCGTACTCGAACAGTTGACGGACATCGATCAACGGGTGAGCCGCATGGGGGTCGTCATGGCCGACGTGGCCTCCGCCAGTCAGCAGCAGCGCGACGGGATCGGTGCGATCGGGCGTGCGGTCGAGCTCATGAACGGGGTCACGCAGCAGGTGGCTGCCAACGCCGAGGAATCGGCGAGTGCCGCCGAGGAACTCGCGGGACAGGCGACGACGATGAACGGCCTCGTCAACGAGTTCACGCTGACGGGAGCGGTGGGATCCCGCAAGCAGGCGCTGCGGATCACGGCAGGACTGCGACGCAGCGCTTGAGCTCTGGGTCTCTGATCTCAGATCCCAGAGATCAGAGATCAGCAGGTCAGAACTGAGACGGCGATCGAACGATGAGAGATCAGACAACAACGAGATCAGAGATCTGAGCACTGACGTCGTCTGGCTCTCGTGCGCGCCACGGGCCTCGCTGGCCGGGTGCCCGCAGGCGTGTGTGTACCACACCGTTGTTCAATCCTCACACCTCATCCGTCCGGCACGCATCATCGCCTGCCCACGTACGGAAATATCCTGCAGGTATCCAGCCGTTCATCCTGCGGGTATCGCGCCCGCAGGGCGCCCCTGGCGGCCAGTGAATCACCCGATACTGGCCGCCAGCCGCGCCGTGATCCGGCAAACGCCGCTCACTCGAGCAACGCGCGCAGGTATTCCGGCATGCCGTGATACTGGTCGGTATGGTCCGGCGCGCTGTTGCCGGCGAACCCCCGCACCACGAACCGACCCGCGCGCACTTCGCTGAGCTGCTGCACGCCCCGCGGCCCCCATCGCAAAACGGCCTTTCGCTGCAAGCCCAGCGTCTGCAGCAACCAATCGGCTGTTTCCGTGGTGCTCGCGAACGTGCCCGGAAAGATCTCGGTGTGTGTCACGAGGAACCGCTTGTCACCACGCATGGCCAGGCGGGCGAATTCGGCAAAGGCCGTCAGATTCGTGCTGTCGAAACCTCCTCCCACGGCGAGTGCCTGACCTTCCGGGACATACGAAGTGTGCATGCCGTCCAGCAGGAGAACCGCATGCACGCGCGCCAGATGACGGGGCTCGCGCAGGATGCGCCGGATGGCCCCGTGTCCGGCGGAAAAACCGGAAAGAGTGATGCGGGCGGCATGCATCGGCCGGCCCAGCACCTGCGACACTTCCCGATCGATGCCGGCGAGCAGCGAGTCGAACACGGTCACATCCACGAAGGAACGATCGTAGATCCCGGAACCGGCACCCAGATTGAGCACCGCTGACACCGTGCCATCCCCCAGCGATGCGACAGCCTGGTCGGCCAGCCAGGAGGCGCCGTGAAAGTGAATCACCAGCGGGTAGGTCTCGCGTGATTTCGTGCGCGGGCTCACCCACACCTCGACCGGCCGTCCCCCAGGACCCGGGAAGGTCCGGCGGTGCCCCCCGAGTTCTCTGGGCGCCAGACGCGCATGGAGTCGCGTGGACTCCACCATGGGAGAAGGATTCTGAGCCGCCGGTGGCACCGATGACGGCGCGCTCTGCGCTTCGACCGCCGAGCCGAGCAGGAGCAACGGAAACAGGAGGAGAATCAGCACCATGACGGGAGCATGCCGGAAACCTGACGGAAAACGCTGGCGGTCCACGGAGATGTGCATACGTTGAAGACTTCCTTCGTCGTGGGCAATGCCATGGTTTCTTTCCGTCTCCGGATATCGCGTCGGTCCATCCGACTGAGCATCGCCGCACTGTGCTGCGTCGCTGCGACGGCTCAGGCGCAATCCGTTCCCGCGCAATCCGTTCCGGCGCAATCCGTTCCCGCCCGATCCGCCTCCGCGCAGACCGCGACCGTGCGCGGCATCGTTTTCGACAGCCTGGCCGGCAGCCCGCTCGGCAATGCGCAGGTGCAACTGGTCGCGGCCGACGGAACCGGATCGTTCGGCCGGTTGATGGTCACGGATCCCGACGGCCAGTTCGTGTTCGACAGTATCCCCGATGGCCGGTACACCCTCGGCTTCTTTCATCCGGTGCTCGATTCTCTCGGTATCGAAGCACCGTTGCGCGGTGTGCAGATCAGTGGACAACGGCCGGTGACCGTGGGGCTGTCGATACCCGCGGCACCCGCATTCCGTCTGGCGTTATGTGGCCGACCCAGCACGACGGAAGGCAATGCGGTCCTGCTGGGATTCGTCCGAGATGCCAGGACCCGCGAAGCGCTCACGGGAGTCACCGTCACGGTTTCGTGGCTCGAACTGGCCCTGGGCAAAGGCGGCACCCACGCGCGCACCATCAGGCGCATCGCACGGATGCAGGACAACGGCTGGTTCGCGCTGTGTCAGGTGCCCAGTCCGGGCACGATTCAAGTGCAGGCATACCGGGGAGCCGATAGCACCGACGTCGTCGAACTGCAGGTGCCGGCGTCCGGCGTTCTGCGACAGGAGTTGTCCCTGGGAGCCGCACGGGCCATCACCGTGAATGAAACACGGGTCGATTCCGCCGCGCGCAGGGATTCGCTGCGCCCGATGACACGGATCATGTACACCGGCGACGGCACGCTGCGTGGCATGGTGGTGGGCAAGATGGAAGGACTGGCCGGGGGACAGCCACTGGTCGGTGCACAGGTGGGATTGGTGAACGGCCCGCAGACACGCACCAATGCCCGGGGAGAATGGACGCTGGGCGATCTGCCACGGGGCACCCGCACACTCGAAGTCCGCGCGGTGGGCTATTACCCCGAGCGCCGTATGGTCGACGTGGTGGATGACGCCCCATTGCAGACCGTATCCCTCGTGACGTTCAAGTCGGTGCTCGACACGATGAAGATCCGCGCCAGCGCCAATCCGCTTCTGACCGAGGGCTTTCTCGACCGTCGGCGCAGCACGGCCGGCACGTTCCTCACCGGCAACGATATCGTCGTCCGCACCGCACGTGTCACCAGCGAGATCTTCCGCAATCTGCCGGGAGTGTACCTCGAGTATCCGCAGCCGGGCGACATCGATCTCGGACCGATGACCAGTGCCGGTCAGCTCGAGATTCTGGGCACCGAACCCATCGTCCTCATGCGCAGCGGCGCCGGCGTGCGTTGCATCCCTACCATCGTGCTCAACGGTTCCATCATGCACAATCTGGGCAGTTCCGATCTCGACGCGATGCTCAGCCCCCAGCAACTGCTCGGCGTCGAGATCTATCGTCCCGGTCAGACTCCGCCGCAGTTCCAGACCGGACTGAGCGGCTGTGGCAGCATCGTGTTGTGGACGCGCCGGTGACGGCGTGATCCTCCGTCAGACGGACACCACCCGGCGTCAGGGCCGAAGCTTCACGATCGCCACGCGCCAATCCGACTGGAACGCGCCCCGTTCCGCTGGGGGTGGCGCGGGAGTGCGATCGAGGTAGCCGAGCTGGTCGATCTGCTGCATGGTCCACAGATCGTCGACGATCTTGTCGCGCTCGAGATCGATGGCGTCCTCCACGCGGTGCGTGAAACCGCGATGTTCCTTCGAGACGAGCACCCCGATATCGTGGGTCGCGGCGGCCACCCACACCGGTGTACCGGCCCACTGCACGTTGGTTTGCCAGAGACGCACATGATGCCGTTTGGCAAACGTGTCGGTGACACGCTGAAACGCGAGATCCGGATCGCGCCCGAACATCGTCTGTGCGGATACTGGTTGATGCTGATACCCCTCCGCCGCGGCGGCCTTGATGAACGTGTCGAAATCCGCCCGCGTGGACATGCGATCCGGCACATCCCAGCCGGCGGCGATGAAAGCCCGTTGTACCTGAGCCTGCGTTCCGAGGAGCACGATATTCACGAAATCGCCGGGCCCACGTCCACCGGCCGTGAGACCGCGCGCGGGCAGGGCAAGGAACAGGTCACGTTGCGTCTGATCGGGCGCGAGCGCCGCCGGTGTGTTGTCGTCGGGCCACATCGGCAATGGCGCGGCGACACGCAGACGCACCGTCATGTCGGTGCCCGGCACGAAGACGACCCGTCGATGCCGCTCCTCCGCTTCCCCCCGGAAGGCGGAGAAGAGCAACGCGCCGGCCACGGGATCGATGGATCCCAGCAGCAATGACGCCCAGTCGGCCCGGGATCGCACCAGACTCCTGAGCGGCGGTCCGAGCACGCGTCCCCCGTCGTCCACCGATTCCCGCGCGTTGTCCACGGCCGTCAGCACGCCATCGATGGCGACCTGGGCATTCGTGCTCTTCAGCGACGTGAAGCGCACATGCACGAAGTGGCGTGCTCCGGCCAGGTGCTCCGTTCCCGTCTCGTCGATGACGCCCTCCAGCATCGTGCGTGGCGCCACGATGACACGCCCCTCCTGCATCACCGGGGCCATCACCATGGCCCGGATCTTTCTTCCGCGAAACGATTCGTGTGCCCCTATCGAATCGAGTGTACGTACCGGAATGCGCGCCGTCACGGGAATGGTCTGCGCGAACAACGGAACGCCGGGCGCGAGGAGCAGCAGAGACAGGAGGGCGCGCGTGATGGTAGGCATGATGATATGTTCGCACAATGACGTGGAAACAGAAGACCGCTCTCTTTCTCGGCAGCCAGGCGCTTTCGCTTTTCGGAACGGCCCTCGTGCAGTATGCACTCATGTGGCATGTGACGCTGGCCACGAAGTCGGGCTGGCTGATGACCGTCTACATTCTGTGCGGCTTCGTCCCGGCGTTCATCGTCTCGCCCTTTGCCGGCGTGTGGGCCGATCGCATGGATCGCAAACGGCTCACCATCCTTTCCGATGGTGGCATTGCGGTGGTCACGCTATTGCTCGCACTGGCCGCCCATTCGGGGCAGAACGTCCTCTGGCTCGTCATGATCACCGCCGCCGTGCGGGCCGTGGGGCAAGCCATTCAGCAACCGGCGGTCGGTGCGCTGCTGCCGCAGTTCGTGCCGGCGGATCAGCTCGCGCGGGTCAACGGCATCCAGAGCACCATCCAGTCGGCGACATTCTTCGGCGCGCCCGTGCTGGCGGGCCTGCTCATGACCGTCTGGCCCCTGGAATACATCTTCCTGCTCGACGTCTCGACCGCGGCCGTGGCCATCGCGTTGCTGGCGTTCTTTCTGCATGTGCCGCCGCATGAAAAGGCCGGACAGCCGCAGATGGTTTCGTATTTCGACGACATGCGGCAGGGGTTTTCCTACATCCGCACGCATCGGTTCCTCGTGCCGTATTTCAGCTTCGTGGCGGTGCTGCTCGTGCTCGTCGCGCCGGCGGCATTCCTCACGCCATTGCAGGTGGTCCGCACGTTCGGTTCCGAGGTCTGGCGGCTCACCGCCATCGAAATGGCGTTTTCCGTCGGCATGATGTCGGGCGGCGCCTTCATGGCCTGGTGGGGCGGCTTCACCAACCGCATCCACACCATGGTCCTCGCCTCGGCCATCATGGCGGTGTGTACCGCCCTGCTGGGTGTCATGCCCAATTTCTGGGCGTACCTCGTGCCCATGGGGATCTTCGGCATCGCCTTGCCGCTCTACAACACCGGCGCCACGGTCCTGCTGCAGGAACATGTCGAACCCGATTTCCTCGGCCGCGTGTTCTCGATCTTCACGATGCTGCAGACGGCCATGATGCCACTCGGCATGCTCGTCTTCGGTCCGATGTCGGAGTTCGTGCGCATCGAGGTGCTGCTCATCGTGACCGGCATCGCGATGGGCGCGCAGCTGCTCTGGGTGATGAACGATCGCACCCTCATCCAGGCGGGAGCGCCGGTTGAACAGCCCTGATTGAACAGCCCTGACTTGATCGGGCCCCTGGCTCGTGCAATACTCAAGTAAATGCTTCAACATCCGGATCTCGATCAACTCCTGCACGCCATCGCGGACCCCTCACGCCGGGCCATCACCGAACGATTGAGTGTCGGTCCGGCGGCTGTCAGCGAATTGGCCAGCCCGCTGCGCATCTCGCTCGCGGCCGTGCTGCAGCATGTACAGGTGCTCGAACGGGCGGGTATCGTGCGCACCCGGAAAGTGGGACGTGTGCGGACCTGCCAGCTCGAGCCGGAGGCGTTCCGGGCATTGGAGCAGTGGATCGCCGAGCGGCGGCAGCACTGGGAGCAGCGATTCGATCGCCTGGGAGCGCTGCTCGATGAATCCCCTGCCCGTTCACCGAACGATCCACCGCATTCGCCGAGCGAAGTCCGCGGGTGACCGAATCCGTTTGGAAGCCACGTCGTAGGGGCTGTATCGTCCGCCCATGCGACTCCCTCTGCTTTCTGTCCTGAAAACGCGATCGACCAGCGGCGGCAAGCCCGGTGCCGAAGCGCCACTGGCGCCGATGTCCCGGGGAGTCGTGATCCTGCTGCATCTCGGATACTGGGGGATGTACCTGCTGCTGCTGGCGCTGATCTTCGCGCTGCTGCAGGCGCAGGTCCGGACGGCCCCGGGCCGGGCACCGACAGACCTC encodes the following:
- a CDS encoding methyl-accepting chemotaxis protein, producing the protein MRWFSNLPIGRKLTIGFGVLAMLLAVVGYEGVHAARSINGLMGEMQSRHALPVLSLKEANVQVVQISRAVRNALLDGDAVAIARRAAEIRVYDSTFLAEFETYRAQIVRDEQKAQAARLLERYRTLRPQQDAIVALALEGRIDEGRARLGGIRAQADSIEIGLDSLQKSKLELMRATVDSSAVTATRSIRNLLILAGLALVVAGIAAAGITRPIVGALTRLRVVAEHLAVGDTEQQIHVESRDETGQLAASMQRMVEAQQALAGAAAAISSGDMSAEVRARSDKDTLGLAFVALRSTIQRIVGETDTLVGAARNGTLSQRGEPTRFQGAYRDLVHGINELLDAVVSPINEASQVLSRVADRDLRARVTGTYAGDFEQIKTSINVAASTLDDAMVQVQAAAHQVSSAGEQIATGSQGLAQGSSEQAASLEEVASSLQEMAAGATQAAAAARAARGTAETTRNRVTQGQASMERLSQAIEQIKHSSDQTARIVKTIDEIAFQTNLLALNAAVEAARAGDAGRGFAVVAEEVRSLAIRSAEAARTTAALIEESVMTASQGVAYNAEVVERLAEINQDVDRVNDLVGSLSTTSEQQADAVHQINRAVDQLNAVTQQVAASAEESASASEELAGQALTLNDLVGSFQLSSGGQTVRGSSARRMTELRPLRQAS
- a CDS encoding SRPBCC family protein; amino-acid sequence: MLRKLLLVVLLLVVILVGYASTKPDTFAVERSIDIAAAPERVHAQINDFHAWEAWSPWARLDTTMTVTYSGAASGPGAVYEWKGNSTVGAGRMEIISSTPGTSVDIKLDFLEPIEGHNITTFTLTPANGGTRVRWLMEGEATLLTKLMLVFTSMDRMIGPDFERGLQQLKAVSESSATGATTP
- a CDS encoding alginate export family protein; amino-acid sequence: MSTRFALVRWSCALLFVVAVPALAQSSQAPAAVSARSIETPVPPVQAPAVPPHAARWDERLKNIPVAGRLPVRLSVAGQARWREEFFRAFNVGPLDDDNGQSRLMLSADLVAGNVRRWYGRVFAEGRDAQSYGRSLPGGARPSDADRHDIQNLYVDAGFGKSFVRVGRQEIALNRERLIGVPDWSNTRRGSQGARLQLVHGALAFEAVDVRPVIVRQTDANRPDRTARLQTLSIGSASGARPAARGLPAVWQAYRYEQRIRTAPSAPLTRRITSGGRLQWQWGAGADAAHGRTVEFEGARQSGRVGTDVVDGWFWITEGQWQWKRFRGKPALALGVEEASGERPGTPDRIEAFSVLYPAAHAHGGYADVIGRPNVRELHAIITWDPVAPVNLRGAAYRFDRLRLDDGVYTKQNTVFRAAGGSRTRHAADEVDLTGTWKATNHWRLIFGGALVMPGGFLRETSGGARTERWGFVGTTFSF
- a CDS encoding methyl-accepting chemotaxis protein, which translates into the protein MRRWTVRTRLIVGFGLLLMLLGVVGTIATIRVQALRRTVDIATREVAIKGLAANALIDAVNEAARFKLALFAATSPALVEQSSAGVASSRERINRAYVVLDSIATDSLRGDTTMVRQLVRIKTLRAVHAAAFDSAAAIRKAGNTEHAEQLLTSSVLPSLRSYIEGIDSLIATQNQALAIEGRTAETQAVRGIWLILGLCLTALVLGLVVARRIYLSITHPLAQLTGVANQLAEGDCAVTFDDQTSRDEVADLARAMQRMALADADLAEVAHRLAAGDVSVTVTVRGERDVLGTAMSRLKETLVALEVETRGLTTAAIEGRLGDRARIASFHGAFRDLIGGLNAILDNLLAPVNEARAILERLAARDLSARMSTDWHGDHAVLARALNTAAEALDRTLSEVAASADQVHGAAQQIADGSQGLARGASEQAASLEEVASGLQEVGSMTHRNAEHAAEARELSTQAQQSSGRGVAEMRRLSDAILRIKQSSDSTARIVRTIDEIAFQTNLLALNAAVEAARAGDAGRGFAVVAEEVRSLALRSAEAARQTATLIEQAVITANEGVDLNAAVLEQLTDIDQRVSRMGVVMADVASASQQQRDGIGAIGRAVELMNGVTQQVAANAEESASAAEELAGQATTMNGLVNEFTLTGAVGSRKQALRITAGLRRSA
- a CDS encoding carboxypeptidase-like regulatory domain-containing protein; the protein is MRGIVFDSLAGSPLGNAQVQLVAADGTGSFGRLMVTDPDGQFVFDSIPDGRYTLGFFHPVLDSLGIEAPLRGVQISGQRPVTVGLSIPAAPAFRLALCGRPSTTEGNAVLLGFVRDARTREALTGVTVTVSWLELALGKGGTHARTIRRIARMQDNGWFALCQVPSPGTIQVQAYRGADSTDVVELQVPASGVLRQELSLGAARAITVNETRVDSAARRDSLRPMTRIMYTGDGTLRGMVVGKMEGLAGGQPLVGAQVGLVNGPQTRTNARGEWTLGDLPRGTRTLEVRAVGYYPERRMVDVVDDAPLQTVSLVTFKSVLDTMKIRASANPLLTEGFLDRRRSTAGTFLTGNDIVVRTARVTSEIFRNLPGVYLEYPQPGDIDLGPMTSAGQLEILGTEPIVLMRSGAGVRCIPTIVLNGSIMHNLGSSDLDAMLSPQQLLGVEIYRPGQTPPQFQTGLSGCGSIVLWTRR